GAGGAGATTTAAAATTATGAAAGAAATGTTAACTTTAGAAACAGAAGAAGCACATTTAACTTTAGAAGATGTATTGGAAGCCAGAAAAAGAATAAAGGACATATGTATAGATACGGAATTAATATATAGCTCGGAATATAGTTTGGAAAGTGGAAATGAGGTATATATAAAACCAGAAAATTTACAGATAACCGGGGCATTTAAATTAAGGGGTGCTTTAAATAAAATTTCTAAATTAAGTGAGGATAATAAAAAGAAGGGACTGATTGCTTCTTCAGCAGGAAATCATGCCCAGGGAGTTGCCTATGCTGCAAACAAACTTGGAATTAAAGCTACAATTGTCATGCCAGAGACTACACCGCTTATCAAAGTGCAGGCCACTAAAAATTATGGAGCGGAAGTAGTACTTAAAGGAAAAGTTTATGATGAGGCCTATGAAGAAGCTAAGAGACTTGAGAAAGAAAAAGGATATACTTTTATACATCCTTTTGATGATTTGGATGTAATGGCAGGGCAAGGAACAATAGCTCTTGAGATTATAGAAAAATTAAAGGATGTGGATGCTATAGTAGTACCAATAGGCGGCGGAGGGCTTATAAGTGGTATATCAGTGGCCGCGAAGTCCATTAATCCCAATATAAAAATAATAGGAGTTCAGGC
This window of the Clostridium kluyveri DSM 555 genome carries:
- the ilvA gene encoding threonine ammonia-lyase, with amino-acid sequence MKEMLTLETEEAHLTLEDVLEARKRIKDICIDTELIYSSEYSLESGNEVYIKPENLQITGAFKLRGALNKISKLSEDNKKKGLIASSAGNHAQGVAYAANKLGIKATIVMPETTPLIKVQATKNYGAEVVLKGKVYDEAYEEAKRLEKEKGYTFIHPFDDLDVMAGQGTIALEIIEKLKDVDAIVVPIGGGGLISGISVAAKSINPNIKIIGVQADGANPMKYSFDTGKLTSAEDIDTIADGAAVKNPGKLTFQVVKKYVDEIVTVSDQQLMEDVYILLEKHKLVAEATGAMSLAALSKLKFKNKKVVCLISGGNIDVVTMSALLNHGLVSRGRIFCFSVKLKDTPGQLLQISKILAEKSANIIKLDHNQFKAIDRLKHVALEVTVETNGHDHIEEIIKSLNEHGYNIDKVY